A region of Allocoleopsis franciscana PCC 7113 DNA encodes the following proteins:
- a CDS encoding glycosyltransferase family 4 protein, protein MKTAAILYQPDGFETQGQRLMGRQAAGEGFLKALARHGKAESLYCSTKDKAGFEAFSQQVRPWLSNSRPIRWLPAGNPVALAEAGTLYRPDPLISELAWQRRFANQQAYSLCGVTHTLASKGAMEGIGNLLIAPIQPWDAVICTSRAVKMMVERLLGSWAEYLAVRLGAKPAVQFRLPVIPLGIDCEAFPQGQVAQETRSQLRQKLGIGPDDLVVLFVGRLIFNAKAHPVPMYLAMERAAQATKSKVHLIQAGWFEDQQQEVAFKNTASVFSPTVNHLFVDGRQPEIRQDIWSVADVFISLADNIQETFGLTPVEAMAAGLPVVVADWDGYKDTVRHELDGFRVPTLMPPPGCGLDFAANYHDDNLNYSTYVGHISQMTAVDVDACTEALTVLLTQPEVRQRLGENGRVRAREIYDWSVVIGAYEALWEELAELRTKAKVSAPVAAEKPPHPLCDDPFHLLSHYPTQSLGQDMVLGLGAMAAPEKLQALRTSWMTNFGADKRSPTAMIDQVLEAIAKEGSIKVADILQRFAGSELGAVVYLSRTLVYLLKFDVLRQVR, encoded by the coding sequence ATGAAAACAGCCGCGATTCTTTATCAGCCAGACGGATTCGAGACTCAAGGTCAGCGCTTAATGGGTCGTCAAGCCGCAGGTGAGGGATTCCTCAAAGCCTTAGCGCGTCATGGTAAGGCAGAATCTCTGTATTGTTCGACCAAGGACAAGGCAGGATTTGAAGCCTTTTCTCAACAGGTTCGCCCTTGGTTATCGAACTCTCGCCCAATTCGCTGGCTGCCGGCGGGTAATCCCGTCGCCTTAGCAGAAGCCGGCACTCTCTACAGACCCGACCCGCTGATTAGTGAACTCGCTTGGCAACGGCGCTTTGCCAATCAACAGGCATACAGCCTCTGTGGCGTTACCCATACTCTGGCGAGTAAAGGGGCAATGGAGGGTATTGGGAACCTGCTGATTGCCCCGATCCAGCCTTGGGATGCTGTGATCTGCACCTCTAGGGCGGTCAAAATGATGGTGGAACGGCTTCTCGGAAGTTGGGCTGAGTATCTCGCTGTGCGCCTGGGTGCTAAACCTGCCGTTCAGTTCAGGTTGCCGGTGATTCCCCTCGGCATCGATTGTGAGGCGTTCCCCCAAGGTCAGGTTGCCCAAGAAACTCGGAGTCAGTTGCGCCAAAAACTGGGAATTGGCCCGGATGACCTCGTGGTCTTGTTTGTCGGTCGGCTAATCTTCAATGCCAAAGCCCATCCCGTCCCTATGTATCTGGCGATGGAACGGGCAGCCCAAGCGACTAAGTCTAAGGTGCATCTGATCCAGGCGGGTTGGTTTGAAGACCAGCAACAGGAAGTGGCCTTTAAAAACACGGCCTCTGTTTTTAGCCCTACCGTTAACCATCTGTTTGTGGATGGACGGCAACCGGAGATTCGCCAAGATATTTGGTCTGTCGCAGATGTCTTTATCTCCTTGGCAGACAATATCCAGGAAACTTTCGGGCTAACTCCGGTTGAGGCGATGGCGGCAGGTTTACCGGTTGTTGTGGCAGATTGGGACGGTTATAAGGATACGGTACGCCACGAATTGGATGGTTTTCGGGTTCCTACTCTGATGCCACCTCCTGGATGCGGTTTGGATTTTGCCGCGAATTATCACGATGACAATCTGAACTACAGCACCTATGTCGGTCACATTAGTCAGATGACGGCGGTGGATGTGGATGCCTGTACTGAGGCGTTAACCGTTTTATTGACCCAGCCAGAAGTCCGACAACGTTTGGGAGAAAATGGTCGAGTTCGTGCGCGTGAAATCTATGATTGGTCGGTGGTGATTGGGGCTTATGAAGCCCTGTGGGAAGAATTAGCTGAATTACGGACAAAAGCAAAAGTATCAGCGCCTGTGGCTGCGGAAAAACCGCCCCATCCTTTGTGTGACGACCCCTTTCATCTGTTATCTCATTATCCGACCCAGAGTTTGGGACAGGATATGGTTCTAGGTTTGGGTGCGATGGCGGCACCGGAAAAATTGCAGGCACTCCGCACCAGTTGGATGACGAACTTTGGGGCAGACAAGCGATCGCCAACTGCGATGATTGATCAGGTACTAGAAGCGATCGCAAAAGAAGGCTCTATCAAAGTAGCTGACATTCTACAGCGCTTCGCTGGCTCGGAACTGGGGGCTGTGGTCTATCTATCCCGAACTTTGGTGTATCTGCTCAAGTTTGATGTATTGCGACAGGTGCGCTGA
- a CDS encoding Fe(3+) ABC transporter substrate-binding protein — protein sequence MKITRRVLMAAITALLVVTVGHLTQPAPGIAQEKVINLYSARHYDTDNALYESFTRKTGIKVNLVEAKAEELIERIKSEGANSPADVIVTVDAGNLWRAKEAGILQPISSRVLDTAIPANLRDPDKTWFGLSRRARVIVYNKDRVNPSQLSTYEDLANSKWKGKILVRSSSNVYNQSLVGWLLAAHSPEKTEEWVRGLVGNFARPPEGNDTAQIKAVADGVGDIAIANHYYVARLANSKKPEEKAIAQKVRVFFPNQRDRGTHVNICGAAVVKTSKNKQGAQQFIEYLASPEAQEIFAKNNYEYPVIKSVAPADVVKTFGQLKGDDKTLAAVFGKNNPDALKIMDRAGWK from the coding sequence ATGAAAATTACTCGACGTGTCTTGATGGCTGCCATCACCGCCCTACTTGTAGTGACGGTGGGACATTTGACTCAGCCAGCCCCTGGTATTGCCCAGGAAAAAGTGATTAACCTTTATTCCGCACGTCACTATGACACAGATAATGCACTATACGAAAGCTTTACCAGAAAGACCGGCATCAAGGTCAACTTAGTTGAGGCTAAAGCTGAAGAATTAATCGAACGGATTAAAAGCGAGGGTGCCAATAGCCCAGCCGATGTGATAGTTACTGTGGACGCTGGTAACCTATGGCGGGCAAAAGAAGCTGGTATCTTGCAACCTATTTCTTCGCGGGTGCTGGACACTGCCATTCCAGCAAACCTTAGAGACCCGGACAAGACCTGGTTTGGTCTCTCGAGGCGGGCGCGAGTCATTGTATACAACAAAGACAGGGTGAATCCATCCCAACTGTCAACTTACGAAGATTTAGCCAATTCTAAATGGAAAGGTAAAATCCTCGTGCGCTCATCAAGTAACGTCTACAACCAGTCTCTCGTGGGGTGGTTACTCGCAGCACATAGCCCTGAAAAAACTGAGGAATGGGTACGTGGTCTTGTTGGCAACTTCGCCCGTCCCCCGGAAGGCAATGATACGGCTCAAATTAAGGCAGTTGCGGATGGTGTAGGGGACATTGCGATCGCTAACCATTACTACGTCGCCCGTCTTGCGAATTCCAAGAAGCCGGAAGAAAAAGCGATCGCACAAAAAGTTCGCGTGTTCTTCCCCAATCAGAGAGATCGGGGTACCCACGTTAACATCTGTGGCGCGGCTGTAGTCAAGACTTCCAAAAATAAACAGGGAGCACAACAGTTTATTGAGTACCTGGCAAGTCCAGAAGCTCAAGAAATATTTGCCAAGAACAACTATGAATACCCTGTCATTAAGAGTGTCGCTCCGGCTGATGTTGTAAAGACATTTGGGCAATTAAAGGGCGATGATAAAACTCTTGCTGCCGTGTTTGGTAAGAACAATCCGGACGCCCTTAAAATCATGGATCGTGCTGGATGGAAGTAA
- a CDS encoding ABC transporter permease, translated as MEKPIRYAPTPSGTLSRKPVFPRVRFSGWTVLVMAIAFLISTPVLFVLSNIFTDSGEVWKHLAETVLWRYITNSFWLMMGVGCGVLVIGVGTAWLVTMCRFPGSRLFEWALLLPLAAPAYVLAYTYTDFLEFSGPVQTALRNLFGWGYGDYWFPNVRSLWGAIVMLTLVLYPYVYLLARVAFLEQSVCALEASRTLGCGPWRSFATVALPLARPSIVAGLALALMETLNDFGTVQYFGVDTFTTGIYRTWFGLGERVAATQLAAFLLLFILWLILLERWSRRRARYYQSAAAHRRLPSYQLRGIRAIGAGLACFVPLALGFLLPAVILLDMTLKNAEITLDQRFWGFARNSFILAALTAALGVAIAIVMAYGLRLRSNAAMRLSARVASMGYAVPGSVIAVGILIPIGGLDNAIDAWMRSRFGISTGLLLSGTITALVFAYLVRFLAVSFSTVEASLGKIKPSLDDAARSLGCNSTSTLVKVHIPLMWGGLLTAGMMVFVDVMKELPATLIVRPFNFDTLAVRVYNLASDERLAEAAGPALAIVAVGIIPVILLSLRITGSRRNQIDS; from the coding sequence ATGGAAAAACCGATTCGATATGCACCTACCCCTTCGGGAACCCTCAGCCGCAAGCCAGTATTTCCCCGCGTGCGTTTCAGTGGTTGGACAGTTCTGGTTATGGCGATCGCTTTTTTGATATCGACGCCAGTCCTATTTGTATTAAGCAACATCTTCACGGACTCTGGCGAGGTGTGGAAGCATCTAGCAGAAACAGTCTTGTGGCGTTATATCACCAACTCGTTTTGGTTGATGATGGGGGTCGGCTGTGGTGTGTTAGTGATTGGGGTGGGGACGGCATGGCTGGTAACAATGTGTCGCTTTCCAGGGAGTCGTCTATTTGAATGGGCACTATTGCTCCCTCTGGCTGCACCGGCTTATGTGTTGGCTTACACCTATACGGACTTTTTGGAATTTTCGGGGCCTGTACAAACAGCACTGCGTAATCTGTTCGGTTGGGGGTATGGAGACTATTGGTTTCCCAATGTGCGATCGCTTTGGGGAGCCATTGTCATGCTGACATTAGTTCTGTATCCCTACGTTTATCTGCTGGCGCGGGTTGCCTTTTTAGAGCAATCGGTATGTGCTCTAGAGGCCAGCCGGACGCTGGGTTGTGGCCCTTGGCGGAGTTTCGCGACCGTTGCCTTACCTTTGGCACGACCTTCCATTGTTGCTGGTTTAGCACTCGCTCTGATGGAAACTCTAAACGACTTCGGCACCGTGCAGTATTTTGGTGTTGATACCTTCACGACTGGCATCTATCGGACTTGGTTTGGATTGGGTGAGCGAGTGGCGGCGACTCAACTGGCAGCTTTTCTGTTGTTATTCATCCTTTGGTTGATTTTGCTGGAGCGTTGGTCGCGTCGTCGAGCGCGATATTATCAGAGTGCCGCCGCACACCGCCGACTGCCGAGTTATCAACTCCGGGGAATACGGGCTATCGGTGCTGGATTGGCTTGTTTTGTCCCCCTCGCTCTGGGTTTTCTGCTGCCAGCCGTCATTCTGCTGGATATGACCCTTAAAAATGCCGAAATTACACTAGATCAGCGCTTTTGGGGCTTTGCCCGTAATAGTTTCATCCTCGCTGCACTCACTGCTGCTTTGGGAGTCGCGATCGCAATTGTAATGGCCTATGGGTTACGTCTGCGATCAAATGCAGCGATGCGTCTCTCAGCACGCGTTGCTTCAATGGGTTACGCTGTGCCCGGTTCGGTGATTGCGGTAGGTATCCTCATCCCTATTGGTGGGCTGGATAATGCGATCGATGCTTGGATGCGAAGCCGCTTTGGCATCTCAACGGGTTTGCTCTTAAGTGGCACCATTACCGCGCTGGTATTTGCTTATTTAGTGCGTTTCCTTGCCGTTTCCTTCAGCACTGTTGAAGCAAGTCTGGGCAAAATCAAGCCGAGTTTAGATGATGCGGCGCGATCGCTCGGATGCAACTCAACGAGTACTCTAGTTAAAGTACATATCCCCCTCATGTGGGGCGGTTTGCTGACGGCAGGAATGATGGTGTTTGTGGATGTGATGAAGGAACTGCCGGCCACCCTGATCGTTCGACCTTTTAACTTTGACACCCTAGCCGTTCGAGTATACAATCTGGCTTCCGACGAGCGGTTAGCGGAGGCAGCAGGGCCAGCACTAGCGATCGTCGCGGTGGGGATTATACCCGTCATTCTTTTGAGTTTGAGGATTACTGGGTCTCGGAGAAATCAAATTGATAGTTAA
- a CDS encoding Fe(3+) ABC transporter substrate-binding protein, whose amino-acid sequence MNVTKRSVVALFSGLALLSTVGCSTEQPKADADANNATANKANAGEINLYSSRHYDTDNALYQNFTKQTGIKVNLIEGKADELIERIKSEGANSPADVLITVDAGGFWRAQKEGVLQPISSAKLESAVPANLRSPEGYWFGLAKRARVIVYNKDKVKPDQLSTYDALAQPQWKGRVCVRSSDNIYNQSLVASKIETKGVEKTEEWAKGLVRNFARPPEGNDTAQIKAVAAGQCDVAIVNHYYIGRLKDSKDAQEQKTASQVGVFFPNQNEGGTHINISGAGVTAKAPHKENAIKFVEYLATPEAQEIFANGSYEYPVASGLKPNPAVASFGDFKESNLKVVAYGEKNPEAVKLMDRSGWK is encoded by the coding sequence ATGAACGTTACTAAACGCAGTGTAGTTGCGCTATTCTCTGGATTGGCGCTTCTAAGCACAGTGGGCTGTTCCACTGAGCAACCTAAAGCAGACGCTGATGCCAATAACGCGACAGCGAACAAAGCTAACGCAGGCGAAATTAACCTTTACTCATCCCGTCACTACGATACCGACAATGCGCTGTACCAAAACTTTACCAAACAGACGGGTATCAAGGTAAATCTGATTGAAGGCAAAGCCGACGAACTAATTGAACGCATCAAAAGTGAAGGGGCAAACAGCCCAGCTGACGTATTGATTACTGTTGATGCGGGTGGGTTCTGGCGAGCACAGAAGGAAGGCGTTCTGCAACCGATTTCCTCCGCCAAACTAGAGTCGGCGGTTCCCGCAAATCTGCGTAGTCCAGAAGGGTACTGGTTTGGTTTGGCAAAGCGAGCGCGTGTGATTGTTTATAACAAAGACAAGGTAAAACCAGACCAGCTATCAACTTATGATGCCTTAGCTCAACCCCAGTGGAAAGGGCGGGTTTGTGTCCGCAGTTCAGATAATATCTATAATCAGTCTCTCGTCGCCTCAAAAATTGAAACCAAGGGTGTTGAAAAGACTGAAGAATGGGCAAAAGGCTTAGTGCGTAATTTTGCCCGTCCACCGGAAGGCAACGATACAGCACAAATCAAAGCGGTGGCAGCCGGTCAATGTGATGTTGCGATCGTGAATCATTACTATATAGGGCGACTGAAGGATTCAAAAGACGCTCAAGAGCAAAAAACGGCTTCCCAAGTTGGGGTTTTCTTCCCCAATCAAAACGAGGGCGGCACTCATATTAATATTAGTGGGGCTGGTGTCACCGCTAAGGCTCCCCATAAGGAAAATGCCATCAAATTTGTTGAGTACTTAGCGACTCCAGAAGCACAAGAAATCTTTGCAAATGGTAGTTATGAGTACCCTGTAGCTTCAGGTTTGAAGCCGAATCCTGCGGTTGCTAGCTTTGGAGATTTTAAAGAATCGAATCTCAAAGTTGTTGCTTACGGTGAAAAGAATCCGGAAGCGGTTAAGCTGATGGATCGCTCTGGGTGGAAGTAG
- a CDS encoding pentapeptide repeat-containing protein: MMKPRILVPLLLLFTLCSCKGSGNEVEKLKAQLKETKKCPGCELNSVDLTGTDLTGADLAGAKLNDANLSGVKLNNANLSGAFLDNAKLNDTNLNGANLSGAGLAAANLKNADLSGANLSSAYLKGADLSGSLLNNANLKEADLSTAKLEGAKLEGANLSGAIMPDGTLKK, translated from the coding sequence ATGATGAAACCAAGAATTCTTGTTCCATTGCTGTTGCTCTTCACCCTTTGCAGTTGTAAAGGGTCGGGAAACGAAGTGGAAAAATTGAAGGCGCAATTAAAAGAAACTAAAAAATGCCCCGGTTGCGAATTGAATAGCGTTGATCTGACTGGCACAGATTTGACTGGCGCTGATCTGGCTGGGGCAAAGCTCAATGATGCTAATCTCAGTGGTGTAAAGCTGAATAATGCTAATCTCAGTGGAGCTTTCCTAGATAACGCAAAGCTCAATGATACCAATCTCAATGGTGCCAACCTCAGTGGTGCGGGGTTAGCGGCAGCAAATCTCAAGAATGCCGACCTCAGTGGTGCCAATCTTAGTAGTGCTTACTTAAAGGGAGCAGACTTAAGTGGTTCTCTTTTGAACAATGCCAACCTGAAAGAAGCAGACTTAAGTACTGCCAAGCTAGAGGGTGCCAAGCTAGAGGGTGCGAACCTCAGTGGCGCAATCATGCCTGATGGCACCCTTAAAAAATAA